From Denitrovibrio acetiphilus DSM 12809, the proteins below share one genomic window:
- a CDS encoding branched-chain amino acid ABC transporter permease, giving the protein MRKLNPTLFVLCAAALIGIGFGVDNEYYLGVATLMMINALNTAAFNVLLGYGGVISMGQAAFYGIGAYVAAVLSVNYGVPPAVTLLIAPAMAFVVAWIVGYPVLKLHGHYLAMATLGFGMIVYIFMNEFSGITGGPSGFMGIGNLSFLGFELATEKSFYIFMSTFFLICVLLYEVFDKSFLHYKLKFIKNSESACRSYGINVTRTKLMVFASVAAITALNGVLYTYYTHFISPVSFSFKYSISLVCMATVGGLGYISGGIVGAVFLGFIPEVFATFEDFEMIIYGGLLAVVIMFFPGGIAGTLKKLVRKNAQNK; this is encoded by the coding sequence ATGAGAAAGCTTAATCCTACACTGTTTGTCTTATGTGCCGCTGCTCTTATAGGTATTGGTTTTGGCGTGGACAATGAATACTATCTCGGTGTTGCGACACTGATGATGATAAATGCTCTGAATACTGCCGCATTCAATGTGCTGCTTGGCTACGGAGGGGTTATCTCCATGGGGCAGGCGGCTTTTTATGGTATCGGTGCTTATGTTGCCGCCGTATTGTCGGTTAACTATGGTGTACCTCCGGCTGTGACACTGCTTATTGCTCCTGCAATGGCTTTTGTTGTTGCATGGATTGTGGGCTATCCGGTCTTAAAACTGCATGGACACTATCTCGCTATGGCAACTCTCGGCTTTGGTATGATTGTTTATATTTTTATGAATGAATTCAGCGGAATTACCGGTGGTCCGTCAGGTTTTATGGGGATCGGAAACCTGAGCTTTCTCGGGTTTGAGCTTGCAACAGAGAAGTCATTTTATATTTTCATGAGCACCTTTTTCCTTATCTGTGTTCTGCTGTATGAGGTGTTTGATAAATCCTTTCTGCATTATAAACTTAAATTCATCAAAAATTCTGAGAGTGCCTGCCGAAGCTATGGTATAAATGTAACCAGGACAAAACTAATGGTTTTTGCATCGGTTGCCGCCATAACAGCTTTGAACGGAGTTTTATATACATATTACACACACTTTATCAGCCCCGTTTCATTCAGTTTTAAATATTCTATAAGCCTTGTGTGCATGGCAACTGTCGGCGGACTGGGTTATATTTCAGGCGGTATAGTAGGTGCGGTGTTCCTCGGTTTCATACCGGAGGTTTTTGCAACTTTTGAAGACTTTGAAATGATAATCTATGGCGGTCTACTCGCTGTTGTTATTATGTTTTTCCCCGGCGGGATAGCCGGAACACTCAAAAAACTGGTACGTAAAAATGCTCAAAATAAATAA
- a CDS encoding phenylacetate--CoA ligase family protein — translation MIWNEHYETLPREYLEELQLRRLRQLLNNVYARVEFYRNKMDEAGVKPDDIKSLADMSRLPFTYKQDMRDNYPFGLFAVPQEQIVRLHASSGTTGKPTVVGYTRRDIDTWTEIMARTFSAAGVGAGDILQNAYGYGLFTGGLGAHYGAEKIGASVIPISGGNSKKQLMLMKDFGSTAFSCTPSYALSLYETAVEEGIDPRKDLKLKAGIFGAEPWTNAMRQEIEDKWGIDALDIYGLSEIIGPGVAFECVEEKRGMHINEDHFIVETINPETGEVLPNGEEGELVFTTITKEAIPLIRYRTRDVTSLITEPCKCGRSFVRMNKVMGRSDDMLIIRGVNVYPSQVENILVQRAELSPYYLLIIDREGNMDTLEVQVELAEGQFMDRVRRLQDLAKGIEKDIKSMIGVTCKVRIVEHKTIARSEGKAQRVKDNRKI, via the coding sequence ATGATCTGGAATGAGCACTATGAGACACTTCCACGAGAATATCTGGAAGAGCTTCAGCTAAGAAGGCTGAGGCAGCTTCTGAATAATGTCTACGCCAGAGTAGAATTTTACCGAAATAAAATGGACGAGGCCGGGGTTAAACCGGATGATATTAAGTCTCTGGCGGACATGAGCAGGCTCCCTTTTACTTATAAACAGGATATGAGAGACAACTATCCTTTCGGGCTTTTTGCTGTTCCTCAGGAACAGATTGTCAGGCTGCATGCTTCCAGCGGAACAACAGGGAAACCTACTGTTGTGGGCTACACCCGCAGAGACATAGATACATGGACAGAGATCATGGCGAGAACATTCTCTGCTGCCGGTGTCGGCGCAGGTGACATACTTCAGAACGCATACGGTTACGGGCTTTTTACCGGTGGGCTTGGTGCTCACTACGGTGCGGAAAAGATCGGAGCGTCTGTTATTCCGATATCCGGTGGTAATTCGAAAAAACAGCTTATGCTTATGAAAGATTTCGGCTCCACTGCGTTTTCATGCACACCCAGCTATGCCCTTTCTCTTTATGAAACAGCTGTAGAAGAGGGGATTGACCCCAGAAAAGACCTGAAACTCAAAGCGGGCATATTCGGTGCAGAACCGTGGACAAATGCCATGAGGCAGGAGATAGAAGATAAGTGGGGGATAGATGCCCTTGACATATATGGACTCAGCGAAATCATCGGACCAGGGGTTGCGTTTGAGTGTGTCGAAGAGAAACGCGGGATGCACATCAACGAAGATCATTTCATCGTTGAGACAATTAATCCTGAAACAGGCGAGGTTCTCCCCAATGGCGAAGAGGGCGAGCTTGTTTTCACGACTATAACCAAAGAGGCAATACCTCTTATCAGATACCGCACAAGAGACGTAACAAGCCTTATTACTGAGCCCTGCAAATGTGGACGCTCTTTCGTCCGTATGAACAAAGTTATGGGCAGAAGCGACGACATGCTCATCATCAGAGGGGTTAATGTTTATCCGTCTCAGGTGGAAAATATACTCGTACAGCGTGCAGAACTTTCACCGTATTACCTTCTTATTATAGACAGAGAAGGAAATATGGATACACTTGAAGTACAGGTAGAGCTTGCCGAAGGTCAGTTTATGGACAGAGTACGCAGGCTTCAGGATCTGGCAAAAGGGATAGAGAAAGATATCAAAAGTATGATAGGTGTTACCTGTAAAGTCAGGATAGTTGAACATAAAACTATCGCCAGAAGCGAAGGGAAAGCTCAAAGAGTAAAAGATAATCGTAAAATATAG
- a CDS encoding branched-chain amino acid ABC transporter permease, producing the protein MQFLYSGLTSGSIYGLVALGFNIIYNTTGIINFAQGEFVMIGGMLIYTFFVMYGLPFPIAFFGAVACAFLIGIVFERFFIRLTKIKNELNLITVTIAASIILRDVAMHLWGRDSLPVKEFIPVFNIDMPGGVISSQSILVVAVSLMVALGLNIFLKKSRYGKAMRASFDDPVAAETCGIKVSNIRVMSFAVAALLGAVAGVIIAPIMFVTYDDGIMTGLKGFSAAILGGLGNFGAAIAGGLLLGIFESFSASIIPSGLKDAVAFLVILVILFVKPDGLFGRKKVHRV; encoded by the coding sequence ATGCAGTTTCTATATTCAGGGCTGACCAGCGGAAGTATATACGGGCTGGTTGCTCTGGGTTTTAACATAATCTACAACACCACCGGAATTATAAATTTCGCTCAGGGCGAGTTTGTGATGATCGGCGGAATGCTTATCTATACTTTTTTTGTTATGTACGGACTACCTTTCCCGATAGCCTTTTTCGGCGCTGTTGCCTGTGCGTTTTTGATTGGGATAGTATTTGAACGTTTTTTTATCCGTCTGACAAAGATAAAGAATGAGCTGAATCTTATAACAGTGACGATTGCGGCGTCTATAATACTTCGTGATGTCGCCATGCACCTCTGGGGGCGTGACAGCCTCCCTGTTAAAGAATTTATACCTGTTTTTAATATCGATATGCCGGGCGGGGTTATCTCCAGCCAGAGCATTCTTGTTGTCGCCGTGTCGCTTATGGTTGCGCTCGGACTTAACATCTTTCTTAAAAAATCAAGATATGGGAAGGCTATGCGGGCGAGTTTCGACGACCCTGTCGCTGCTGAAACCTGCGGGATAAAAGTAAGCAATATTCGCGTGATGTCATTTGCTGTTGCTGCTCTGCTTGGTGCTGTGGCAGGAGTGATTATCGCACCTATAATGTTTGTGACCTATGATGACGGTATCATGACAGGGCTCAAGGGCTTTTCTGCTGCTATTCTCGGTGGGCTCGGTAATTTTGGTGCGGCTATAGCCGGCGGTCTTTTGCTTGGTATATTTGAAAGCTTTTCAGCAAGTATAATTCCTTCCGGGCTGAAGGATGCAGTGGCGTTTCTTGTCATACTCGTAATACTCTTTGTGAAGCCTGACGGTCTTTTCGGAAGGAAGAAGGTGCATAGGGTATGA
- a CDS encoding ACT domain-containing protein produces the protein MKLQQISVFIENQSGRLHEVTRILGENGINIRALSLADTSDFGILRLIVNDPAKAYDLLKGSDFTVGRTEVLAVVVSDHPGGLAQILGCLDKNSINVEYMYAFVDHLAKERAIMIFRFDDTDMAAEKLAEDGFSFVKQVDIAGL, from the coding sequence ATGAAACTTCAGCAGATTTCTGTTTTTATCGAAAATCAGTCAGGACGTCTCCATGAAGTAACCAGAATTCTTGGTGAAAATGGTATAAATATCAGGGCTCTCTCTCTGGCGGATACGTCTGATTTCGGTATCCTCAGGCTCATTGTTAACGACCCTGCAAAAGCATATGACCTTTTGAAGGGGAGCGATTTTACAGTCGGACGCACAGAGGTTCTTGCTGTGGTGGTGAGTGACCACCCCGGCGGTCTTGCTCAGATACTCGGCTGTCTGGATAAAAACAGTATAAATGTAGAATATATGTATGCTTTTGTTGACCATCTTGCTAAAGAGCGTGCTATTATGATATTCCGCTTTGATGACACTGACATGGCTGCGGAAAAACTTGCAGAAGACGGCTTCAGCTTTGTGAAACAGGTTGACATCGCAGGTCTTTAG
- a CDS encoding ArnT family glycosyltransferase: MFDEKRFNLFLFLFFIALMIPAYWNPLFETTGARYGEISREMLASGNYMEPFYNGIKHFHKPPFTYWINALGLAVFGVNGFGARFFGAVASIIILIYTRKTAFVLTEDREKADASVLILASSILFMVVSRIVATDIYLVMFTIMLQYHLFSHIYIKQRTSHALLIGLYAGLGFMTKGPVIFLFTLLPFFIAKIFDRKHRGVFSLKQIFVILAVFAVVALPWYGYVVSINDGLLEYFLYDQTVERVATDRFNRSKEFYFFFMIFFGTFVPWAFFMLRNYRRTGELKTGWVLYLYILVPFIVFQISTSKLGTYLLPFYPVAAVIAALNTDSRLLRMFSFVLLMLASLALAVIPFIVDYVQPYWYICIPVGIFFVLLTLYTYKTYYKKHFVASFAFIIIAITFSVYCVIPLIGPHMKGYRLITQDIKNFDPEGKYQVLLYKTFAPSVSFYMNELVPMALSRTRETQFQKKEDYADVYIDNIDELQEYLKKHQEVILVTRKKFLYRNFMDVTGYKCSIIDVLGTKKYISFCQSPSIYKQP; the protein is encoded by the coding sequence ATGTTTGACGAGAAAAGGTTTAATCTGTTCCTGTTTCTATTCTTTATAGCACTGATGATCCCTGCTTACTGGAACCCTTTGTTTGAAACAACGGGAGCAAGGTACGGCGAGATATCCAGAGAGATGCTGGCGAGTGGAAACTATATGGAACCCTTTTATAACGGTATCAAACACTTTCATAAACCACCTTTTACTTACTGGATAAATGCTCTGGGGCTTGCTGTTTTCGGTGTTAACGGCTTTGGTGCACGTTTTTTTGGCGCTGTGGCGTCTATTATTATTCTCATCTATACAAGAAAGACAGCTTTTGTACTTACGGAAGACAGAGAGAAGGCTGACGCTTCTGTTCTGATACTTGCGTCTTCCATCCTTTTTATGGTTGTGAGCAGGATTGTAGCTACAGATATCTACCTTGTTATGTTTACCATAATGCTTCAGTACCACTTGTTTTCGCACATATATATAAAGCAGAGGACGTCTCATGCGTTGTTGATTGGTCTTTATGCCGGGCTTGGTTTTATGACTAAAGGTCCTGTTATATTTCTTTTTACTCTGCTGCCGTTTTTTATTGCGAAGATATTCGACAGGAAGCACCGTGGGGTATTTTCTTTAAAGCAGATATTTGTGATACTGGCTGTTTTCGCTGTTGTGGCACTTCCCTGGTATGGTTATGTGGTTAGCATAAATGATGGTCTGCTTGAATACTTCTTATATGACCAGACAGTTGAACGTGTTGCTACTGACAGATTTAACAGATCGAAAGAGTTCTATTTCTTTTTTATGATATTTTTTGGAACTTTTGTTCCGTGGGCTTTTTTTATGCTTCGGAACTACAGAAGAACAGGCGAGCTTAAAACAGGCTGGGTGCTTTACCTATATATATTGGTTCCGTTTATCGTTTTTCAGATATCAACAAGCAAGCTCGGAACTTACCTTCTCCCTTTTTATCCTGTTGCTGCTGTTATAGCTGCTTTGAATACAGACTCAAGGTTGCTGAGGATGTTTTCTTTCGTGCTGCTTATGCTCGCATCTCTGGCGCTTGCAGTTATTCCGTTTATTGTGGATTATGTTCAGCCGTACTGGTATATATGTATTCCGGTCGGCATATTTTTTGTCCTTCTGACTTTATATACTTATAAAACGTATTACAAAAAACACTTTGTTGCATCCTTTGCTTTTATAATTATAGCGATCACATTTAGTGTTTACTGTGTTATCCCCTTGATAGGTCCTCATATGAAGGGGTACAGACTTATTACGCAGGATATAAAGAATTTTGACCCTGAAGGTAAATATCAGGTGTTGTTATATAAAACATTTGCACCATCCGTATCTTTTTATATGAACGAGCTTGTGCCTATGGCTTTAAGCAGAACCCGCGAGACACAGTTCCAAAAGAAGGAAGATTATGCAGATGTTTATATCGATAATATAGATGAGCTGCAGGAATATTTAAAAAAACATCAAGAAGTTATTCTGGTTACACGTAAAAAATTCTTGTATAGGAATTTTATGGATGTGACGGGGTATAAGTGCAGTATCATTGATGTGCTTGGCACTAAAAAGTATATTTCATTCTGTCAATCACCGTCAATTTATAAACAACCTTAA
- a CDS encoding glycosyltransferase family 2 protein yields MEKISYVIPVFDEEDNIVKLFEEITAVSKIVGKEYEIIFVDDCSRDNSLNVIKDLASKMDAVKYVAFENNTGQSAAMYAGFQYASGDVVITMDADLQNDPADIPEMLKFYGEYDMVIGWRYNRKDTLAKKIASRFGNKIRNSIIKDNVHDTGCSLKIMRSSMLKKIKIYKGLHRFLPAMMQMEGAMVKEVKVNHRPRIHGVSKYTNMKRAKEALYDLISVRWMQKRYLKIEVRETNVAR; encoded by the coding sequence AAGAAGATAATATTGTAAAACTTTTTGAGGAAATTACTGCCGTATCTAAAATTGTTGGCAAAGAGTATGAAATAATTTTCGTGGATGACTGTAGCAGAGACAACAGTCTTAATGTGATAAAAGACCTTGCGTCAAAGATGGACGCTGTAAAATATGTTGCTTTTGAAAATAATACAGGACAATCCGCTGCAATGTATGCCGGGTTTCAGTATGCTTCAGGGGATGTTGTAATCACTATGGATGCTGACCTTCAGAATGACCCTGCCGATATTCCCGAGATGCTGAAGTTTTACGGCGAATATGATATGGTCATCGGATGGAGATACAACCGGAAAGACACTCTGGCGAAGAAAATCGCCAGCAGGTTCGGAAACAAGATCAGAAACAGTATAATCAAAGACAATGTCCATGACACAGGGTGTTCGCTGAAAATTATGCGGTCTTCTATGCTTAAAAAGATCAAGATATATAAAGGTCTTCACAGATTTCTGCCTGCTATGATGCAGATGGAAGGGGCAATGGTGAAAGAGGTTAAGGTGAACCACAGACCCCGAATTCATGGGGTGTCGAAATATACTAATATGAAGAGGGCAAAAGAAGCTCTCTACGATCTTATATCTGTAAGGTGGATGCAGAAAAGATATCTGAAAATAGAAGTCAGAGAAACCAATGTCGCCCGCTGA
- a CDS encoding ABC transporter ATP-binding protein: MLKINNIGVSFGGVRALNEVSFQTPEIGVTALIGPNGAGKTTLFNVITGFVPPTDGQVSFDGKDITGCEPECVFPLGISRTFQNLNIIPELTLRQNMYLGFIGKENPSALKSMLGINRGYWKKAERLIDEYMEFVNVTEYASMTPDSIPYGVLKNFELGRALLSRPKMLLLDEPAAGLNLNEKDNLAGMVQKIAGEGISILMVEHDMQFISSLAEYVVCLNFGEVIGKGTYKEVRENKEVLRAYLGDEDI, from the coding sequence ATGCTCAAAATAAATAATATAGGCGTAAGCTTCGGCGGCGTTCGTGCGCTTAATGAAGTAAGCTTTCAAACCCCTGAAATAGGTGTTACGGCTCTGATAGGGCCGAATGGAGCAGGGAAAACAACACTTTTTAATGTCATCACCGGTTTTGTCCCTCCAACTGACGGGCAAGTTAGTTTTGATGGTAAAGATATAACCGGATGCGAACCGGAATGCGTGTTCCCTCTGGGGATATCAAGAACATTTCAGAATCTGAACATTATACCGGAACTCACTCTCAGGCAGAACATGTATCTAGGTTTTATAGGTAAGGAGAATCCGTCTGCGCTGAAAAGTATGCTCGGCATAAACAGGGGCTACTGGAAGAAGGCTGAGAGGCTCATAGACGAATATATGGAATTCGTAAATGTCACAGAATATGCCTCGATGACACCGGATAGCATACCTTATGGCGTGCTTAAGAATTTCGAATTGGGGAGGGCTCTGCTCTCCAGACCGAAAATGCTGCTGCTTGATGAACCCGCAGCAGGGCTGAACCTCAATGAGAAGGATAATCTCGCCGGAATGGTGCAAAAGATCGCTGGTGAGGGGATAAGCATCCTTATGGTTGAACATGATATGCAGTTTATTTCGTCATTGGCAGAATATGTTGTCTGCCTGAATTTTGGCGAAGTAATAGGCAAAGGTACATACAAAGAAGTGCGCGAGAACAAAGAAGTGCTCAGAGCGTATCTTGGTGACGAAGATATATAG
- a CDS encoding lipid-A-disaccharide synthase N-terminal domain-containing protein, protein MSPAELALVVFGFIGQVLFFMRFILQWLFTERYKKSAVPVSFWYFSLIGSFMLLTYAILIKDPIYILGQSTGAVIYLRNLFLIYKEKGVKDKYFSFKITLILFAYFGMVAVAAVFYPEVHRQQKVSYTGIIFAIGIVAQSMFFLRFLVQWIYSERLKKSAFPVTFWYFSMVGSSLLLIYSVLVHDPVFIAGQSVGLLIYFRNLYFIRLEKRGVNV, encoded by the coding sequence ATGTCGCCCGCTGAACTAGCTCTGGTCGTATTTGGCTTTATTGGGCAGGTACTTTTCTTTATGCGTTTTATCCTTCAGTGGTTGTTCACTGAGAGGTATAAAAAAAGCGCTGTACCGGTATCATTTTGGTATTTCAGCCTCATTGGGAGCTTTATGCTTCTGACCTATGCGATATTAATCAAAGATCCAATATATATTCTGGGGCAGTCTACCGGGGCTGTTATATATCTTCGGAACCTATTTCTGATATATAAAGAGAAAGGTGTTAAGGATAAATATTTTTCATTTAAAATAACGCTTATACTCTTTGCTTATTTCGGCATGGTTGCTGTTGCTGCTGTTTTCTATCCTGAAGTGCACAGACAGCAGAAAGTGTCATATACCGGAATTATTTTTGCAATAGGCATCGTTGCGCAGTCAATGTTTTTTCTGCGGTTTTTAGTTCAGTGGATATATTCTGAAAGACTCAAAAAGAGTGCATTCCCTGTTACTTTCTGGTACTTCAGCATGGTTGGGAGCTCTCTGCTGTTAATTTATTCTGTTCTTGTCCATGATCCTGTTTTTATTGCCGGGCAGAGTGTTGGACTTCTTATCTATTTCAGAAATCTATATTTTATCAGGCTTGAAAAGAGAGGGGTAAATGTTTGA